Proteins found in one Mucilaginibacter gracilis genomic segment:
- a CDS encoding FecR family protein, translating into MQDQDPHILFEKYLAGNCTEQEKAWLESWYLEYKEQNLPNLTSAQFQEIENSHPKVLGASPRVVSFWPRIAAAAAVLLLVLGGAWLVVRKSNLATVAEQHISRDIKPGNNKAILTLANGQKIILNNAKIGQMATQGNAAVAKIAEGQLAYNASTTMALAEVLNKIETPRGGQYQVVLADGTKVWLNAASSLIFPTAFTGKQRRVELHGEGYFEVAKNKNMPFIVSSDEQQVEVLGTHFNISAYKDDNGVFKTTLLEGSVRLNNKVMMVPGDEADNTNNNIKLKQVDAENSIAWKNGKFTFQNEDIQSLMRKIARWYDVQVVYSGSMMHKNFSGSVSRFANIATMLGVLESTNTIHFKIEGRRITVMP; encoded by the coding sequence ATGCAAGATCAGGACCCACACATACTATTTGAAAAATACTTGGCCGGCAATTGTACCGAGCAGGAAAAAGCATGGCTTGAAAGCTGGTACCTGGAGTATAAGGAGCAAAACCTGCCCAACCTTACTTCAGCTCAATTTCAGGAAATAGAAAACTCACACCCAAAAGTACTCGGCGCAAGCCCCCGCGTGGTATCGTTTTGGCCACGTATTGCTGCCGCCGCGGCTGTTTTGTTACTGGTATTAGGTGGCGCATGGTTGGTGGTGCGTAAATCCAATTTGGCTACAGTTGCCGAGCAACATATTAGTAGGGATATAAAACCGGGTAATAACAAAGCCATTTTAACACTTGCCAACGGGCAAAAAATTATTCTGAATAATGCTAAGATCGGTCAAATGGCCACGCAAGGAAATGCGGCTGTAGCCAAAATAGCCGAAGGGCAGCTGGCTTACAATGCAAGCACAACAATGGCTTTAGCCGAGGTATTAAACAAGATTGAAACACCGCGTGGGGGGCAATACCAGGTAGTTTTGGCCGATGGTACTAAAGTTTGGCTAAATGCAGCATCATCATTAATCTTTCCAACTGCTTTTACAGGTAAGCAACGCCGTGTTGAGCTTCATGGCGAAGGTTATTTTGAAGTGGCGAAAAATAAAAACATGCCTTTTATTGTAAGCAGCGATGAGCAACAGGTTGAGGTATTAGGTACACATTTCAATATCAGTGCTTATAAGGATGATAACGGTGTTTTTAAAACTACTTTGCTGGAAGGTAGCGTGAGGTTAAATAACAAAGTAATGATGGTACCCGGAGATGAGGCGGATAATACCAATAACAATATTAAACTAAAGCAGGTTGACGCCGAAAACTCCATTGCCTGGAAAAACGGCAAGTTTACTTTTCAAAACGAGGATATTCAAAGCCTTATGCGCAAAATTGCCCGCTGGTACGATGTGCAGGTGGTTTATAGTGGATCAATGATGCATAAAAACTTCTCGGGCAGTGTATCGCGCTTCGCTAATATCGCTACAATGTTGGGCGTGCTCGAATCTACCAATACCATTCACTTTAAGATTGAAGGAAGGAGGATTACCGTTATGCCATAA
- a CDS encoding RNA polymerase sigma factor, with amino-acid sequence MDTLSALSDQQLYILFRQGNGMAYTEIYHRYKGILHLHAYKKLGDFEEAKDVVQELFTLLWNGREALPDTDNFSGYLYQSLRNRIFNVISHKKVKSRYADSITQVFNEGYVITDHLVREKQLALSIEAEIANLPPKMQQVFLLSRKSYLSHKEIAQELSISESTVKNQIKSALKILRTKLELLILMGIVFFIDKV; translated from the coding sequence ATGGATACCCTAAGTGCACTTTCGGATCAGCAACTTTATATTTTGTTTCGGCAAGGTAACGGGATGGCTTACACCGAGATCTATCATCGTTATAAAGGGATACTGCACCTGCACGCATACAAAAAGCTGGGCGATTTTGAAGAAGCCAAAGATGTAGTGCAAGAGTTATTTACCTTGCTTTGGAACGGAAGGGAAGCCTTACCTGATACGGATAACTTTTCGGGCTACCTATATCAATCGCTGCGCAACCGTATTTTTAATGTCATCTCGCATAAAAAGGTAAAATCGCGTTATGCGGATTCTATTACCCAGGTTTTTAACGAAGGTTACGTGATAACCGATCATTTGGTTCGCGAAAAGCAACTGGCATTGAGTATTGAGGCCGAGATTGCTAATTTGCCGCCTAAAATGCAGCAGGTTTTTCTGTTAAGCCGTAAATCATATCTTTCTCATAAAGAAATAGCTCAGGAATTATCTATTTCCGAGTCTACAGTTAAAAATCAAATCAAAAGTGCGCTTAAAATTCTGCGTACCAAGCTGGAGTTGTTAATTTTAATGGGTATTGTTTTCTTTATCGATAAGGTTTGA
- a CDS encoding glycoside hydrolase family protein gives MVKNKLKRKPFLLFLMMVLLNQAFSQETVYVTAFGAIPDSRQDVTPALNRVLAYCKGKARVTIQFPKGRFDFYPEVGHKKSNPIGINLFKQHGLTIDGGGSEFIFHGKMQVANVDSSSDIVLRNFSVDWDRPLISQCQVVAVTDTCLDVKIDRQVYPYVIEQDTIQFIGEGWKYPVLEMYSTLYDKDTKEVVYNTWDAPLGNIFQSKAEQLAGGVVRFHGKPKMKPEVFSDKVDQPVAVRYAWSFSPDVTLYNDDGLPAAPFRTDDW, from the coding sequence ATGGTAAAAAACAAATTGAAAAGAAAGCCTTTTTTATTGTTCCTCATGATGGTCTTGCTAAACCAAGCCTTTTCCCAGGAAACGGTATATGTAACCGCGTTCGGAGCTATACCGGACAGTCGCCAGGATGTAACACCGGCACTTAACCGGGTACTTGCATACTGCAAAGGAAAAGCCCGGGTTACTATTCAATTTCCAAAAGGCCGCTTTGATTTTTATCCAGAAGTTGGTCATAAGAAGTCAAACCCCATAGGGATTAATTTATTTAAACAGCATGGCCTTACTATTGATGGCGGCGGTTCAGAATTTATTTTTCACGGAAAAATGCAGGTGGCTAATGTTGATTCAAGCAGTGATATTGTGCTACGTAACTTCTCTGTTGACTGGGACCGCCCGCTGATATCGCAGTGCCAGGTAGTTGCTGTTACAGATACCTGCCTTGACGTAAAAATAGACCGGCAGGTCTATCCGTATGTGATTGAGCAGGATACCATCCAGTTTATTGGAGAGGGTTGGAAATATCCGGTATTGGAAATGTATAGCACCCTATACGATAAAGATACCAAAGAGGTTGTTTACAATACCTGGGATGCCCCGTTAGGTAATATATTTCAAAGTAAAGCAGAGCAGCTGGCCGGCGGGGTTGTTAGGTTTCACGGTAAACCGAAGATGAAACCGGAGGTGTTTTCGGACAAGGTAGACCAGCCCGTTGCGGTTAGGTATGCATGGTCTTTTTCTCCTGATGTTACGCTTTATAACGATGATGGCCTCCCTGCTGCTCCATTTCGTACTGATGACTGGTAG
- a CDS encoding glycoside hydrolase family 97 protein, with protein MIKYVIIACFCLMSFVASKAQELKSPNGKFVLTFDLTTDGTPKYKLAFNGRIVIKPSKLGFEIEYGLPVAEDNRAADVAQRTVDPKASLFDNFTIIDTRTASFDESWTPVWGEVKTIRNHYNELAITLDQKTTNRQILIRFRLFNDGLGFRYEFPEQKNLTYFTIKEEITQFAMAGDHTAFWIPGDYDSQEYDYTTSRLSEIRNLMAKCKAENPLQTFFSPTGVQTSLMMKTADGLYINLHEAALVNYACMHLNLDDKNYVFQSWLTPDATGRKGQMQAPCTSPWRTILVSDDAREIIASKMIYNLNEPCKIKETSWIKPMKYMGVWWEMITGKSTWAYTNAYASVQLGVTDYKQAKPNGTHGATTANVKKYVDFAALHGFDAVLAEGWNVGWEDWFGNTKDHVFDFVTPYPDFNVEEIRDYAKSKGVKIIMHHETSGSIRNYERQIDTAYKFMKANGYDAVKSGYVGSILPLGEHHYSQWTVNHYQYAIEKAAEYHIMVNAHEAVRPTGIARTWPNLIGNESARGTEYQAFGGSKANHVTILPFTRLLGGPMDYTPGIFEMDVSKLNPANKSHVNSTIANQLALYVTMYSPLQMAADLPENYNRFPDAFQFIKDVAVDWEDSKYIEAEPGEYITVARKAKGTGNWFVGNVNGYNARNSTIAFDFLDEGRPYLATIYADAKNAHYKTNPQAYTIRKMVITNKSKLTQFSAPGGGYAISIIKADNAEIK; from the coding sequence ATGATAAAATATGTAATAATTGCTTGTTTTTGCCTGATGTCTTTTGTGGCTTCAAAAGCACAGGAACTCAAATCGCCCAATGGGAAGTTTGTCTTGACATTCGATTTAACAACCGATGGAACGCCAAAATACAAACTCGCTTTTAATGGTAGAATAGTTATAAAGCCAAGTAAGTTAGGATTTGAGATAGAATATGGATTACCTGTAGCAGAAGATAATAGGGCTGCTGATGTAGCGCAAAGAACGGTTGACCCCAAAGCGTCCTTATTTGACAATTTTACCATTATTGATACAAGAACAGCCTCGTTTGATGAAAGCTGGACCCCCGTTTGGGGGGAGGTAAAAACGATACGTAACCACTACAACGAATTGGCAATTACCCTTGACCAAAAAACGACCAACAGGCAAATACTGATCCGTTTTCGCCTATTTAACGACGGCCTTGGGTTTCGATACGAGTTTCCAGAGCAAAAAAACTTAACCTATTTCACCATTAAAGAAGAAATAACACAGTTTGCTATGGCGGGTGATCATACTGCCTTTTGGATTCCCGGCGATTATGATAGCCAGGAGTATGATTATACAACGTCCAGGTTATCAGAGATAAGGAATTTGATGGCAAAATGCAAAGCGGAAAACCCATTGCAAACATTTTTTTCACCAACAGGCGTACAAACCTCGTTAATGATGAAAACTGCCGACGGTTTGTACATCAATCTGCACGAAGCAGCTCTGGTTAATTATGCATGCATGCATTTAAATCTTGATGATAAAAATTATGTTTTTCAGTCTTGGTTAACGCCAGATGCCACCGGGCGTAAAGGCCAAATGCAGGCGCCTTGCACTTCGCCATGGCGTACCATACTTGTAAGTGACGATGCACGGGAGATCATCGCGTCAAAGATGATCTATAATCTCAATGAACCCTGCAAAATAAAAGAAACGTCATGGATCAAACCAATGAAATATATGGGCGTTTGGTGGGAAATGATCACCGGTAAAAGCACGTGGGCTTACACTAATGCATACGCATCTGTTCAGTTGGGGGTCACCGATTATAAGCAGGCAAAACCGAATGGAACGCATGGTGCGACAACTGCTAATGTGAAAAAGTATGTTGATTTTGCTGCATTACACGGCTTTGATGCTGTGTTGGCCGAGGGGTGGAACGTAGGTTGGGAAGACTGGTTTGGAAACACTAAAGATCATGTTTTTGATTTTGTTACCCCCTATCCTGATTTCAATGTTGAAGAAATAAGAGATTACGCAAAATCCAAAGGCGTAAAGATCATCATGCACCACGAAACCTCTGGTTCTATACGCAACTATGAGCGTCAAATTGATACCGCATACAAGTTCATGAAAGCTAATGGTTATGATGCTGTAAAAAGCGGTTATGTTGGGAGTATTCTCCCGTTGGGTGAGCATCATTACAGTCAATGGACCGTCAATCATTACCAGTATGCCATTGAAAAGGCCGCTGAATACCATATTATGGTTAATGCACACGAAGCCGTCCGCCCAACCGGCATAGCCCGCACGTGGCCTAATCTGATAGGTAACGAATCTGCAAGAGGAACCGAATATCAGGCATTTGGCGGCTCTAAAGCAAACCATGTAACCATACTACCTTTTACAAGATTATTGGGTGGCCCTATGGATTATACACCCGGTATCTTTGAAATGGATGTCAGCAAGCTTAATCCCGCAAACAAATCTCATGTCAACAGCACAATTGCCAATCAACTCGCTTTGTATGTAACCATGTACAGTCCGCTGCAAATGGCTGCCGATTTGCCGGAAAATTATAACAGGTTTCCTGATGCTTTCCAGTTTATCAAAGATGTAGCGGTAGATTGGGAAGACAGCAAATACATTGAAGCAGAACCAGGAGAATATATTACCGTTGCCCGCAAAGCAAAAGGTACGGGCAATTGGTTCGTAGGCAATGTAAATGGCTATAATGCCCGCAACTCAACCATTGCATTCGATTTTCTGGACGAGGGTAGGCCATATCTTGCCACGATTTATGCGGATGCAAAAAATGCACATTATAAAACAAACCCGCAAGCCTATACCATCCGAAAAATGGTAATAACTAACAAGTCTAAGCTAACACAGTTTTCCGCTCCTGGTGGTGGTTATGCTATAAGCATTATCAAGGCTGATAATGCAGAAATAAAATGA
- a CDS encoding glycoside hydrolase family 3 N-terminal domain-containing protein, translating to MLNVKGVKDTRQVQSIALQSRLKIPLLFGLDVIHGYKTVFPIPLAEAASWDMELLEQSAHIAAKEAAAAGIHWTFAPMVDIARDPRWGRIMEGAGEDTYLGSLAARARVKGFQGTLGSTDAVLACAKHFAGYGAATAGRDYYAVDMSNQMLWETYLPPFKAAVDAGVATFMNSFNTLNGIPATGNVYLQRDILKGKWGFKGFTVSDWGSIGEMVTHGYAENDTIAALRAITAGSDMDMESRAYLKTLGTLVKQKKVSMALVDDAVKRILYLKYKLGLFDDPYKFSDEKREKQVLNDTSHKLIARFCAERSIVLLKNERNTLPIQSTVKTIALIGPLIDARADLDGSWAVQPVDTAAIVTFVQGLKNRYGNHVKFLTAKGCDVTGASMAGFDEAVNIAKQADLVLMAIGESGSMSGEAKSRSDIHVPGVQEQLFAKVKATGKPVVAVIMAGRPLILDSIADKADAILYAWWLGSESGNAIASVLSGNYNPAGKLPVSIPRNVGQLPFTYAQLNTGRPVMEDQNTTYKSAYIDVANSPQYAFGYGLSYTTFAYSDLKLSRSFMSATDTLKVSFTLTNTGDYAGEEIAQLYIRDRVASVARPIKELKGFIKKKLERGESETLTFAITKESLSFYNSQLNWVVEPGEFDIMIGSASDKILLRDKIFVK from the coding sequence ATGCTTAATGTAAAAGGAGTAAAAGATACCAGGCAAGTACAAAGTATTGCTTTACAGTCACGCCTCAAAATACCGCTATTGTTCGGCCTTGATGTTATACACGGATATAAAACGGTTTTCCCTATACCCTTGGCAGAAGCGGCATCCTGGGACATGGAGCTATTGGAACAATCTGCACATATCGCTGCAAAGGAGGCTGCCGCTGCTGGCATCCACTGGACATTTGCGCCAATGGTAGACATTGCCCGCGACCCGCGATGGGGACGCATTATGGAAGGTGCGGGCGAGGATACTTATTTAGGGAGTTTGGCCGCCAGGGCCAGGGTAAAAGGCTTCCAGGGAACACTGGGAAGTACTGATGCTGTACTGGCTTGTGCCAAACACTTTGCTGGTTATGGTGCGGCTACAGCAGGTCGTGATTACTATGCTGTTGATATGAGCAACCAGATGTTATGGGAAACTTATTTGCCGCCGTTCAAAGCCGCTGTAGATGCGGGCGTGGCAACATTCATGAATTCTTTTAATACTTTAAACGGTATCCCGGCTACAGGTAACGTTTACCTGCAACGTGACATACTAAAAGGCAAATGGGGTTTTAAAGGGTTTACCGTAAGTGATTGGGGCTCTATCGGCGAAATGGTTACTCATGGCTATGCCGAAAATGATACAATAGCTGCATTGCGGGCTATAACTGCGGGTAGCGATATGGATATGGAAAGCAGAGCCTACCTTAAAACGTTGGGCACCTTGGTCAAACAAAAGAAAGTAAGCATGGCGTTAGTTGATGATGCTGTAAAAAGGATATTATACCTGAAGTATAAGTTAGGATTATTTGATGACCCATACAAGTTTTCTGATGAAAAAAGGGAAAAACAAGTATTAAACGATACATCGCACAAATTGATAGCGCGTTTTTGCGCTGAACGTTCCATTGTTCTATTAAAAAATGAAAGAAATACACTACCCATTCAATCAACAGTAAAGACGATAGCACTGATTGGCCCATTAATAGATGCCCGGGCAGACCTGGACGGTAGTTGGGCTGTTCAGCCTGTAGATACCGCAGCTATTGTAACTTTTGTACAAGGTTTAAAAAACAGATATGGTAATCATGTTAAATTTCTGACTGCTAAAGGTTGCGATGTAACCGGCGCTTCAATGGCCGGTTTTGATGAAGCTGTAAATATAGCGAAGCAAGCCGACCTGGTATTGATGGCGATCGGGGAGTCCGGCAGTATGAGCGGCGAAGCAAAGTCGAGAAGCGATATTCATGTACCAGGCGTGCAGGAGCAACTATTTGCTAAAGTTAAAGCAACAGGGAAGCCGGTTGTGGCAGTTATAATGGCTGGACGGCCCCTTATACTTGATTCAATTGCTGACAAAGCGGATGCTATACTTTATGCCTGGTGGCTGGGCAGTGAATCCGGAAATGCTATTGCCAGCGTATTATCCGGCAATTACAATCCAGCTGGCAAGCTGCCGGTATCCATTCCCCGTAATGTTGGGCAACTGCCTTTTACCTATGCACAATTAAACACTGGCAGACCGGTGATGGAAGATCAGAATACGACATATAAGTCGGCTTATATCGATGTTGCTAACTCACCCCAATATGCCTTTGGCTACGGGCTGAGTTATACCACTTTTGCGTATTCAGATCTTAAATTAAGCCGATCTTTCATGTCCGCAACCGACACCCTAAAAGTTTCATTTACATTAACAAACACGGGCGACTATGCCGGTGAAGAAATTGCTCAACTATATATAAGGGATAGGGTAGCATCAGTTGCAAGGCCAATAAAAGAACTGAAAGGTTTTATCAAAAAAAAATTGGAAAGAGGCGAAAGTGAAACGCTAACCTTTGCCATTACTAAAGAGAGTCTTTCTTTTTATAATAGCCAGTTGAATTGGGTGGTTGAGCCAGGGGAATTTGATATCATGATCGGTTCTGCCTCAGACAAAATTTTGCTTCGAGATAAAATCTTTGTCAAATAA
- a CDS encoding carboxylesterase family protein produces MFIKYCFKLLLIATTLFAFVQKAKAQNYSEYLRKEYVSLAGDTIRYRILYPEGYDRQKHYPLVLFMHGGGERGSENQRQLYTGNLGALLLENENRKKFPCIALFPQCPTDKYSASANINRQTKPYTIVCNYSNPMPVVLQSMLALTKSVIAAEAVDTNRVYIIGTSMGGMATYEAVYHNPNLFAAAVAVSGAGDTGLYNKCTTAETSFIIYHGEEDPVIGVSEAYRMDKCLATLKADVYMATFPGVDHVSWIKAFALPDFLPQLFSKSKKNKTPCNGK; encoded by the coding sequence ATGTTTATAAAATACTGTTTTAAGCTGTTGCTTATAGCAACCACATTATTTGCCTTTGTGCAAAAAGCAAAGGCCCAAAATTATTCCGAATATTTACGAAAAGAATATGTATCGTTAGCTGGTGATACGATCCGTTATCGGATACTTTATCCCGAAGGTTACGACCGGCAAAAGCATTATCCATTGGTGCTTTTCATGCATGGCGGTGGTGAACGGGGCAGTGAAAACCAGCGCCAGTTGTATACAGGAAATTTGGGTGCCCTTTTATTGGAAAACGAGAACAGAAAAAAATTTCCTTGTATAGCGCTGTTCCCACAATGTCCAACCGATAAATATTCGGCATCTGCTAATATTAACCGGCAAACAAAGCCTTATACCATAGTCTGTAATTACAGCAATCCCATGCCGGTAGTGCTGCAATCCATGCTCGCTCTTACCAAGTCGGTTATCGCCGCCGAAGCAGTAGATACCAACCGCGTTTACATTATCGGCACATCAATGGGTGGTATGGCAACTTACGAGGCAGTTTATCACAATCCAAACCTGTTTGCCGCGGCGGTAGCTGTTTCTGGAGCGGGCGATACCGGGCTTTATAATAAATGCACCACCGCAGAAACGTCATTTATCATTTATCACGGCGAAGAAGACCCCGTGATTGGAGTATCAGAAGCATATCGCATGGATAAATGTTTGGCTACTTTGAAAGCTGATGTGTATATGGCTACATTCCCTGGAGTAGACCATGTGAGTTGGATCAAGGCGTTTGCTCTGCCAGACTTTCTTCCGCAATTATTTTCGAAGTCAAAAAAAAATAAAACTCCATGTAATGGCAAGTAA
- a CDS encoding SusC/RagA family TonB-linked outer membrane protein produces MKLIMIFLTVAILQVSANSFAQRITLNETNSSLEKVINKIRQQSGYDFVYNDFDLQGALPVTVHISNVDLKRSIDICLAGRDLDYEIKERTIIIKKKETTLLTELTELLTPTGLIHGSVIDANGVGLPGVIIKNKALKTIAVTNTNGEFILNVEEGTTLIFSYIGFKPQEVIMHKTTKKFIISMEQDISKLDEVSVEGYRTDSKRLSTSDITMVTASDLEKQPVQDVLQALEGRVPGMNITQSSGVPGARLSVEVRGRSNFDSNLSSDQPLFIVDGVPMAAANDKINSQSGPFGAATVQGLTAFAGINTADIESIAVLKDADATAIYGSRGANGVILITTKKGKAGKMLVNVNAYSGISTVDVLTPLLNTQQYLTMRNEAFANDGLTKTNANAYDVLLYNSTRYTDFEKLLVGNNARTNDAQVSASGGDKYTQYRIGTGYHKETTVWPGDKSADRASASFALNTKSSDERFTAAITANYSVSTNNLTAVDLASAVTLPPNYRLYDANGNIAWNEGGVNDGRTNPLAQLNQQYLSTLINVNANMVLNYKLLKSLTLRSSFGYNSSQNNDQRLTPISAQNPSLANLSGLAGYGNNQLKDWIIEPQIQYTENISKGKLDVLAGATYNRTNTAAQTINASGYTSDDLLSSLTGATTITAANTATQYNYQAFFGRVNYNWQDKYIVNFTGRRDGSSRFGPDFRFSNFGAVGGAWIFSNEDFLKHNKIISYGKLRGSYGVTGNDQIANYQYLDQWKATSTYGDSSTLYSVKLLNPVLHWEKNKKMEFGLEMGFFNDRVLLSASIYRDITSDPLVTYPLPKITGFSSIVENLDGVQIENKGLELTFTTQNIKKGSLTWTTDFNFTLPKNTLLAFPNLATSSYATTYAIGESLNRIYAAQYIGVNPTTGLYTVKDVNGDGVANVSDYASLGTKDPKFYGGLNNTFSYKRISLSFFFQFIKQIGKDWRASSIVNPPGTVYNMSTLALSRWQNPGDVTDVQKFTTSAGSIIGTSGYYAAYLSNAFYTDASFIRLKNASLSYTLSPKGLSALHVSAFKFYVQGQNLFLITPYKGADPETQSYTVMPPLRTIIAGLQLTL; encoded by the coding sequence ATGAAGTTGATCATGATTTTCCTAACGGTTGCTATTTTGCAAGTAAGTGCAAATAGCTTTGCCCAACGGATAACCCTGAACGAAACTAACAGCTCACTGGAAAAAGTTATAAATAAAATCCGCCAGCAAAGCGGTTATGATTTTGTTTACAATGATTTTGATTTGCAGGGCGCGCTGCCTGTTACAGTTCATATCAGCAATGTGGATCTGAAAAGGAGCATTGATATATGCCTTGCGGGCCGCGATCTGGATTATGAGATCAAAGAAAGAACGATCATCATTAAAAAGAAGGAAACAACTTTGCTAACCGAGTTAACAGAATTGCTTACGCCAACTGGCTTGATACATGGGTCGGTTATTGATGCTAATGGTGTTGGTTTGCCGGGTGTAATTATTAAAAACAAAGCCCTGAAAACCATTGCTGTTACAAATACCAACGGTGAGTTTATTTTAAATGTTGAAGAAGGTACCACTTTAATATTCTCATACATCGGCTTTAAGCCACAAGAGGTTATTATGCATAAAACAACTAAAAAGTTCATAATTAGTATGGAGCAGGATATTTCAAAACTGGACGAAGTATCGGTAGAAGGTTACCGCACAGATTCAAAGCGTTTATCAACCAGTGATATAACTATGGTAACAGCCAGTGACCTTGAAAAGCAGCCTGTTCAGGATGTTTTGCAGGCACTGGAAGGCCGCGTGCCTGGTATGAATATTACACAATCGAGCGGTGTGCCGGGAGCGCGTTTAAGTGTTGAGGTAAGAGGAAGATCAAATTTCGATTCAAATTTATCATCAGATCAGCCTTTGTTTATTGTTGATGGCGTGCCGATGGCCGCTGCCAATGATAAGATCAACTCGCAATCAGGTCCGTTTGGTGCTGCAACCGTTCAAGGTTTAACAGCATTTGCAGGTATCAATACGGCCGATATTGAAAGCATTGCTGTTTTAAAGGATGCCGATGCAACAGCTATTTACGGTAGCCGCGGTGCAAATGGTGTAATATTGATTACCACCAAAAAAGGTAAGGCAGGTAAAATGTTGGTAAATGTAAATGCGTATTCGGGCATTAGCACGGTTGATGTTTTAACACCGCTGCTCAATACACAGCAATACTTAACCATGCGTAATGAAGCTTTTGCTAATGATGGCTTAACTAAAACCAATGCCAACGCTTATGATGTTTTACTTTACAACAGCACCCGTTATACCGATTTTGAAAAACTATTGGTGGGTAATAATGCCCGTACAAATGATGCCCAGGTTAGCGCATCTGGCGGCGATAAATATACCCAATACCGTATAGGTACAGGTTATCATAAAGAAACAACAGTTTGGCCGGGCGATAAATCGGCAGACAGGGCTTCGGCAAGTTTTGCTTTGAATACCAAATCGAGCGATGAACGGTTTACCGCGGCCATAACAGCCAATTACTCGGTAAGTACCAACAACCTTACCGCGGTAGATTTGGCTTCGGCAGTAACATTGCCACCCAATTACAGGCTGTATGACGCCAATGGAAATATTGCCTGGAACGAAGGCGGAGTTAACGATGGACGCACAAATCCACTGGCGCAGCTTAATCAACAATATCTTTCTACGCTTATTAATGTAAATGCCAATATGGTATTGAATTACAAGCTATTAAAAAGCCTCACCTTGCGCAGTAGCTTTGGTTACAATAGCTCGCAAAATAATGATCAGCGGTTAACGCCAATATCGGCACAAAACCCATCATTAGCTAATTTGAGTGGTTTGGCAGGTTATGGCAATAATCAGCTTAAAGATTGGATCATAGAGCCACAAATACAATACACCGAAAATATTAGCAAAGGTAAATTAGATGTTTTGGCAGGTGCTACTTATAACAGAACCAATACTGCGGCACAAACCATCAACGCATCCGGATATACCAGCGATGATTTGTTGAGTTCGTTAACAGGCGCAACAACCATTACTGCGGCTAATACTGCCACACAATATAACTACCAGGCATTTTTTGGCCGTGTAAATTATAACTGGCAAGATAAATACATTGTCAATTTTACAGGCCGTAGGGATGGCTCAAGCCGTTTCGGTCCGGATTTTCGTTTTTCAAACTTTGGTGCTGTAGGTGGCGCATGGATATTTAGTAATGAGGACTTCCTGAAACATAACAAGATCATCAGTTACGGAAAACTACGTGGCAGCTATGGTGTAACCGGTAACGACCAGATAGCCAATTATCAATACCTGGATCAATGGAAAGCTACAAGCACTTACGGTGATTCGTCAACCCTGTATTCTGTTAAATTGTTAAACCCGGTGTTACATTGGGAAAAAAACAAAAAAATGGAATTTGGTTTAGAGATGGGCTTTTTCAATGACCGTGTTTTGTTGTCGGCATCAATTTACCGCGATATAACTTCCGATCCTTTGGTTACTTACCCTTTACCTAAGATTACCGGTTTTTCTTCCATTGTAGAAAATTTGGATGGGGTACAAATAGAGAATAAAGGTTTAGAGCTAACTTTTACAACACAAAACATAAAAAAGGGCTCGCTAACCTGGACTACCGATTTTAACTTTACGTTACCTAAAAACACCTTGTTAGCGTTCCCTAACCTGGCAACTTCCAGCTATGCCACCACCTATGCCATTGGCGAATCTTTAAACAGGATATATGCCGCTCAATATATTGGTGTTAATCCAACTACAGGCTTGTATACAGTGAAAGATGTAAACGGGGATGGTGTTGCCAACGTATCTGATTATGCTAGCCTGGGTACTAAAGACCCTAAATTTTATGGTGGTTTAAACAATACATTTAGCTACAAAAGAATAAGCCTGAGTTTTTTCTTCCAGTTTATCAAGCAAATAGGTAAAGATTGGAGAGCGAGTTCAATCGTGAATCCTCCGGGAACGGTTTATAATATGAGTACGCTTGCCCTGAGCAGATGGCAAAATCCGGGTGATGTTACCGATGTTCAGAAATTTACAACATCGGCAGGCTCAATAATCGGTACTTCGGGTTATTACGCTGCATATCTCTCTAACGCGTTTTATACCGATGCATCATTTATCCGTTTAAAAAATGCTTCTCTATCCTATACATTGTCACCTAAGGGACTTAGTGCTTTACATGTATCTGCGTTTAAGTTTTACGTACAGGGGCAAAATCTGTTCCTGATCACCCCATACAAAGGTGCCGATCCGGAAACGCAGAGCTACACCGTTATGCCCCCATTGCGTACCATTATTGCAGGTTTACAATTAACACTATAA